A genomic region of Methylobacterium durans contains the following coding sequences:
- a CDS encoding vWA domain-containing protein yields MSAFLDLIERYGAERPALLWLLPLSILPLVAAPRRRTPLPSLAAVPDDPVSRGLDWVLRAAGCLALAGLVLGIAGPYRNGAEVTRTGIGAEISMLIDRSGSMNETFAGRQPSGAEESKAAASRRILGEFVGSRAHDLFAVTGFSTAPMLVLPMTDRHDVVRAAVRAIDRPGLDYTNVGRGLAMALGQFGNGPGSASRVLLLVSDGAAVIDPRVQDALRAAFAKVRPNLYWLFLRTKGSPGIADRPAGEDTPQAAPERHLDLFFRSLGVPYRAFEAEGPEAVSAAIRQIDGLERDPIPYIERRPRRDLTSAAYAAALLGLLLLVMSKLAEADLGCAPALAAGRARERRIAA; encoded by the coding sequence GTGAGCGCGTTCCTCGACCTGATCGAGCGCTATGGAGCGGAGCGGCCGGCTCTGCTCTGGCTGCTGCCGCTGTCGATCCTGCCCCTCGTCGCGGCGCCCCGGCGCCGGACACCCCTGCCGAGCCTCGCCGCCGTGCCCGACGACCCGGTCTCGCGCGGGCTCGACTGGGTTTTGCGGGCGGCGGGCTGCCTCGCCCTCGCTGGGCTCGTTCTCGGGATCGCCGGCCCCTACCGGAACGGTGCCGAGGTGACGCGCACCGGCATCGGCGCCGAGATCTCGATGCTGATCGACCGCTCGGGCAGCATGAACGAGACCTTCGCCGGGCGCCAACCGTCCGGTGCGGAGGAATCGAAGGCCGCCGCTTCCCGCCGGATCCTCGGGGAGTTCGTAGGCAGCCGCGCGCATGACCTCTTCGCGGTGACGGGCTTCTCGACAGCGCCGATGCTCGTCCTGCCGATGACCGACCGGCACGACGTGGTGCGCGCCGCGGTGCGGGCCATCGACCGGCCGGGCCTCGACTACACCAATGTCGGCCGTGGCCTCGCCATGGCGCTCGGCCAGTTCGGGAACGGGCCCGGCAGCGCCTCGCGCGTGCTGCTCCTCGTCTCGGACGGGGCCGCGGTGATCGACCCGCGCGTGCAGGATGCGCTGCGCGCGGCCTTCGCCAAGGTCCGTCCCAACCTCTACTGGCTGTTCCTGCGCACGAAGGGCTCGCCCGGTATCGCCGACCGGCCGGCGGGCGAGGACACGCCGCAGGCCGCGCCAGAGCGCCACCTCGACCTGTTCTTCCGCAGCCTCGGCGTGCCCTACCGGGCGTTCGAGGCGGAAGGGCCGGAGGCGGTCTCCGCCGCGATCCGCCAGATCGATGGGCTGGAGCGCGACCCGATCCCCTACATAGAGCGCCGTCCGCGCCGGGACCTGACCAGCGCCGCCTACGCCGCCGCGCTCCTCGGCCTCCTCCTCCTCGTCATGAGCAAGCTCGCGGAAGCCGATCTCGGTTGCGCGCCGGCGCTCGCCGCGGGGCGCGCGCGAGAGAGGAGGATCGCCGCATGA
- a CDS encoding nonribosomal peptide synthetase MxaA, giving the protein MRRILCLIACLIAAPAAAQVRSVEVRTPRPFGHFLGDLVQVTVEIEAEPGFALQSASLPTPGPVTYWLDLRAVEPETVGTRHRLRLTYQNFYAAIDARSLEVPGFPLVLASDGPHGATTASAQVPGWNLGVSPLREVQPPRRADPAEYLRPDGRGPRLRPEPMRDASLALAVLAVAALGLLARDRAWWPFHARPARAFARPARRLAALARGPQTDEAYREGLMALHRGLDAAAGQRLLADDLPTFLARHAAYRGQGEGLGRFFAASRLAFFGGATEAARTRLPLAEVSATARRLAEAERAA; this is encoded by the coding sequence GTGCGCCGCATCCTCTGCCTGATCGCCTGCCTGATCGCCGCCCCAGCCGCCGCGCAGGTTCGCAGCGTCGAGGTGCGCACGCCGCGCCCCTTCGGCCATTTCCTCGGCGATCTCGTGCAGGTGACCGTGGAGATCGAGGCGGAGCCGGGCTTCGCCCTGCAATCCGCTTCTCTGCCGACCCCCGGTCCAGTGACCTACTGGCTCGATCTGCGCGCGGTCGAGCCAGAGACGGTCGGCACGCGCCACCGCCTGCGCCTGACCTACCAGAACTTCTACGCGGCCATCGATGCCCGCAGCCTGGAGGTGCCGGGCTTCCCCCTCGTTCTCGCCAGCGACGGCCCGCACGGGGCCACGACCGCGAGCGCGCAGGTGCCCGGCTGGAATCTCGGCGTCTCGCCCCTGCGCGAAGTCCAGCCACCGCGCCGCGCAGACCCGGCCGAGTACCTGCGGCCGGATGGGCGCGGGCCGCGCCTCCGGCCCGAGCCGATGCGGGATGCGAGCCTCGCGCTGGCGGTCCTGGCCGTCGCCGCTCTCGGCCTCCTCGCCCGCGACCGGGCCTGGTGGCCGTTCCACGCGCGGCCCGCCCGCGCCTTCGCGCGGCCTGCTCGGCGCCTCGCCGCGCTGGCACGGGGACCGCAGACCGATGAGGCCTACCGCGAGGGCCTCATGGCGCTACACCGCGGCCTCGACGCAGCGGCCGGGCAGCGACTGCTCGCCGACGACCTGCCGACCTTCCTCGCCCGCCACGCGGCCTACCGGGGGCAGGGAGAGGGGCTCGGCCGCTTCTTCGCGGCCTCTCGGCTCGCCTTCTTCGGCGGCGCGACCGAGGCCGCCCGGACGCGGCTGCCGCTCGCCGAGGTCTCGGCGACGGCGCGGCGCCTCGCAGAGGCGGAGCGTGCGGCGTGA
- a CDS encoding DUF58 domain-containing protein yields the protein MSADIIYLPRWRARGPQAGAHRARDTGGLGTFKDQVPFLRLPDARRIDLRATLRDPFEGVHVRRFEARMAVEVWALVDLSASMRFRGATGRMELVGALCQGLAASTTRIGDAFGLIACDGAIREDLSLIATRRRASAAEAAARIAGARPAGRSAAGLLAAAARIAGRPKLVFLISDFRWPEALMEQVFAALSFHDVVPVILADSREAEALPEWGLLELEDLEGAGTRLVLLRPSLRRRWLAQEGERMARLGRLARRNGRAPFRLADRFDPEALSRHLMGA from the coding sequence ATGAGCGCGGACATCATCTACCTCCCGCGCTGGCGCGCCCGCGGGCCCCAGGCCGGGGCGCACCGAGCCCGCGACACCGGCGGGCTCGGCACCTTCAAGGATCAGGTGCCCTTCCTGCGGCTGCCGGACGCGCGCCGCATCGACCTGCGCGCGACGCTCCGCGACCCTTTCGAAGGCGTGCATGTGCGCCGATTCGAGGCGCGGATGGCGGTCGAGGTCTGGGCCCTGGTCGATCTCTCCGCCTCGATGCGCTTCCGCGGCGCGACCGGCCGCATGGAACTCGTCGGCGCCCTCTGCCAGGGGCTCGCGGCCTCGACCACGCGCATCGGCGACGCCTTCGGCCTGATCGCCTGCGACGGCGCGATCCGCGAGGATCTGTCGCTCATCGCGACGCGGAGGCGGGCGAGCGCCGCCGAGGCCGCCGCGCGCATCGCCGGGGCACGCCCCGCAGGACGCAGCGCCGCCGGGCTCCTCGCGGCGGCGGCCCGCATCGCCGGCCGACCGAAGCTCGTCTTCCTGATCTCGGATTTCCGCTGGCCCGAGGCGCTCATGGAGCAGGTCTTCGCGGCGCTGAGCTTCCACGACGTCGTGCCGGTGATCCTCGCCGACAGCCGCGAGGCCGAGGCTCTGCCGGAATGGGGCCTCCTGGAGCTGGAGGATCTCGAAGGGGCAGGAACCCGGCTCGTGCTCCTGCGCCCGTCGCTGCGCCGCCGCTGGCTGGCGCAGGAGGGCGAGCGCATGGCCCGCCTCGGCCGTCTCGCCCGCCGCAACGGCCGTGCGCCCTTCCGGCTCGCCGACCGGTTCGATCCCGAGGCACTGAGCCGGCATCTAATGGGAGCCTGA
- a CDS encoding AAA family ATPase, protein MNDIRRGDAMLTDWRAAATRFERAVAGAVLGQDRAIRLVTIAIFARGHVLLEGDVGVGKTTLLRAVARAMGGAYERIEGTVDLMPTDLVYHTYLAEDGRPRVEPGPVLRASEDLAIFFFNEINRARPQVHALLLRLMAERSLAAFNREYRFPHLQVFADRNRVEREETFELPAAARDRFLMEIPVEAPRDAETRRALVFDPRFHDTDTLIAEAEPNLLDPSALAGIASAIQHGVRASGAIEAYVIALWEALLRPHAAGIRLPAVDDMAGLVQGGASPRGVAALVRAARVRAWLEGRDWLVPEDVRAVFPEVMAHRVFLEPVYELRRSAIVPDLCRAVFETVPAP, encoded by the coding sequence ATGAACGACATTCGCCGCGGCGACGCGATGCTCACCGACTGGCGCGCGGCGGCCACCCGCTTCGAGCGGGCCGTTGCTGGTGCGGTCCTCGGCCAGGACCGCGCGATCCGCCTCGTCACCATCGCGATCTTCGCGCGCGGGCACGTGCTGCTGGAGGGCGATGTCGGCGTCGGCAAGACGACCCTGCTGCGTGCGGTCGCCCGGGCGATGGGCGGCGCCTACGAGCGGATCGAAGGCACCGTCGACCTGATGCCGACGGACCTCGTCTACCACACCTACCTCGCCGAGGACGGGCGCCCGCGGGTCGAGCCGGGGCCGGTTCTGCGCGCGTCGGAAGATCTCGCGATCTTCTTCTTCAACGAGATCAACCGGGCACGGCCTCAGGTCCACGCCCTTCTGCTGCGCCTGATGGCCGAGCGCAGCCTCGCCGCCTTCAACCGCGAATACCGGTTCCCGCATCTTCAGGTCTTCGCCGACCGCAATCGGGTCGAGCGGGAGGAGACCTTCGAACTGCCGGCTGCCGCCCGCGACCGTTTCCTTATGGAGATCCCGGTCGAGGCCCCGCGCGATGCCGAGACACGGCGCGCCCTCGTCTTCGACCCGCGCTTCCACGACACCGACACGCTGATCGCGGAGGCGGAGCCGAACCTCCTCGACCCGTCGGCGCTCGCCGGCATCGCCTCCGCGATCCAGCACGGGGTCCGCGCGAGCGGGGCGATCGAGGCCTACGTCATCGCTCTCTGGGAGGCGCTCCTGCGCCCGCACGCCGCCGGCATCCGGCTGCCTGCCGTCGACGACATGGCCGGGCTCGTCCAGGGTGGGGCCTCGCCGCGCGGCGTCGCCGCGCTCGTGCGCGCCGCACGGGTGCGCGCGTGGCTCGAGGGCCGCGACTGGCTGGTGCCGGAGGACGTGCGGGCGGTCTTCCCCGAGGTGATGGCCCATCGCGTCTTCCTGGAGCCGGTGTACGAGCTGCGCCGCTCCGCGATCGTGCCGGATCTCTGCAGGGCGGTGTTCGAGACGGTGCCGGCGCCGTGA
- a CDS encoding methanol dehydrogenase [cytochrome c] subunit, translating into MRTFVYAALLGAGALVALPALAYDGTKCKAPGNCWEPKPGFPEKIAGSKYDPKHDPKELNKQAESIKGMEERNKKRIENAKKTGKFEYDVAKISAN; encoded by the coding sequence ATGCGGACATTCGTTTACGCGGCTCTACTCGGCGCGGGCGCCCTCGTCGCCCTGCCAGCCCTCGCCTATGACGGCACCAAGTGCAAGGCGCCCGGCAATTGCTGGGAGCCCAAGCCCGGCTTCCCGGAGAAGATCGCCGGATCGAAATACGACCCGAAGCACGATCCGAAGGAACTCAACAAGCAGGCCGAGTCAATCAAAGGCATGGAAGAGCGCAACAAGAAGCGCATCGAGAATGCCAAGAAGACCGGCAAGTTCGAGTACGACGTGGCCAAGATCTCCGCGAACTGA
- the moxG gene encoding cytochrome c(L), periplasmic, with protein MINRTRGVAALLGLAFATAGLAALAQPSAGPQTGIVFRNTVTGETLDIGQGKEGGRDTDAVKTFLQTGKNPYIDDKSCLRNGESLFATSCSGCHGHLAEGKLGPGLNDNYWTYPANTEDTGLFATIFGGANGMMGPHNENLNPDEILQVVTWIRHLYTGPVRDAVWLNDEQKKTYKPYKEGETFPKDVKGQCKPLDN; from the coding sequence ATGATCAACAGAACACGGGGCGTCGCCGCCCTTCTCGGCCTCGCCTTCGCCACGGCCGGCCTCGCCGCGCTCGCTCAGCCGAGCGCCGGCCCGCAGACCGGCATCGTCTTCCGCAACACGGTGACCGGCGAGACCCTCGACATCGGCCAGGGCAAGGAGGGCGGCCGCGACACGGACGCCGTCAAGACCTTCCTCCAGACGGGGAAGAACCCCTACATCGACGACAAATCCTGCCTGCGCAACGGCGAGAGTCTGTTCGCCACCTCCTGCTCGGGCTGCCACGGGCACCTCGCCGAGGGCAAACTCGGGCCTGGCCTCAACGACAATTACTGGACCTACCCCGCCAACACCGAGGACACGGGCCTGTTCGCCACGATCTTCGGCGGCGCCAACGGGATGATGGGACCGCACAACGAGAACCTCAATCCCGACGAGATCCTGCAAGTCGTCACTTGGATCCGGCACCTCTACACCGGTCCGGTGCGTGATGCGGTGTGGCTGAACGATGAGCAGAAGAAGACCTACAAGCCATACAAGGAAGGAGAGACCTTTCCCAAGGACGTGAAGGGCCAGTGCAAGCCGCTGGACAACTAG
- the moxJ gene encoding methanol oxidation system protein MoxJ: MARVTRRHRAAAPAALLIALGLAGPASAQEPQAQEQRVKEQQAKDGVAAQIADPGTLRICAAEQAPLSIKDGSGLENRIATAVAEAMGRKPVFVWSGKPAIYLVRDGLDKKTCDVVVGLDSDDPRVLTTKPYYRSGYVFLTKAEGGLDVKSWADPRLKDVGHMVVGFGTPGEAMLKDIGRYEEDMAYLYSLVNFRAPRNQYTQIDPARMVNEVASGKADVGVAFAPDVARYVRDSQTPLRMTPVPDDTVRSDGQRVPQSFDQAMGVRKGDEALRDGLNAALAKAKPQIDVILKQEGVPVMAPSH; the protein is encoded by the coding sequence ATGGCGCGCGTCACCCGACGACACCGCGCGGCCGCACCGGCCGCTCTCCTCATCGCCCTCGGCCTCGCCGGGCCCGCATCCGCGCAGGAGCCCCAGGCCCAGGAACAGCGAGTCAAGGAACAGCAGGCCAAAGACGGTGTCGCCGCGCAGATCGCGGATCCGGGCACCCTACGCATCTGCGCCGCCGAGCAGGCGCCGCTCTCGATCAAGGACGGCTCGGGCTTGGAGAACCGCATCGCGACCGCAGTCGCCGAAGCGATGGGGCGCAAACCCGTCTTCGTCTGGTCTGGCAAGCCGGCGATCTACCTCGTGCGCGATGGGCTCGACAAGAAGACCTGCGACGTCGTCGTCGGCCTCGACTCCGACGATCCGCGGGTGCTGACCACGAAGCCCTATTACCGCTCGGGCTACGTCTTCCTGACGAAGGCGGAGGGCGGCCTCGACGTGAAGTCCTGGGCCGATCCGCGCCTCAAGGACGTCGGCCACATGGTGGTCGGCTTCGGCACCCCCGGCGAGGCGATGCTCAAGGACATCGGCCGCTACGAGGAGGACATGGCCTACCTCTACTCGCTCGTGAACTTCCGTGCACCGCGCAACCAGTACACCCAGATCGACCCGGCCCGGATGGTGAACGAGGTGGCGAGTGGCAAGGCCGATGTCGGCGTCGCATTCGCCCCCGACGTCGCCCGCTACGTGCGGGATTCGCAGACGCCGCTGCGCATGACGCCGGTGCCCGACGACACGGTGCGCAGCGACGGCCAGCGCGTGCCCCAGAGCTTCGACCAGGCCATGGGCGTGCGGAAGGGTGACGAGGCCCTGCGCGACGGCCTCAACGCGGCGCTCGCCAAGGCCAAGCCTCAGATCGACGTCATCCTGAAGCAGGAGGGCGTGCCCGTGATGGCCCCCTCGCACTGA